Proteins found in one Terriglobia bacterium genomic segment:
- a CDS encoding protein kinase → MIGKTISHYRVLDKLGEGGMGEVYRAQDSRLDRPVALKFLSAKQVDDAAAKRFFREARAASALNHPNIITIYDIGEAEAGRFIAMELVEGCTLRVVADLSLEELYRIAAQVAKALRAAHATGIVHRDIKPENIMVREDGYVKVLDFGLARMAPVGIDESETATTRVTAAGTILGTLRYMSPEQARGESVSAPSDIFSLGIVLYELATGRHPFAAASPIGVLQAIMAEVPIPPSRLRPEIPATLERLILQMLEKDARLRPTAAAVQTALTEPHAIALPATAAAPPRHTVGREKEIQQLHSAYDSALAGRGLMACVAGEAGIGKTTLVEDFLADLTARGKACAIGRGRCSERLAGSEAYLPILEALESLLHGEGGETASRIMKLVAPTWYVQVAPLAPDDSSFARAMAEAKTASQERMKRELVALLQEMFRARPLVLFLDDLHWADVSTVDMLAYLGTKLESMRLLMIGAYRPSDLLLGKHPFVPVKLELQGRNLAREIAVEFLTREDLAAYLALEFPEHGFPPDLPDLLHRRTEGNALFMADLVRYLKDHCVITLQEGRWMLAQSLEEIERELPESVRSMIEKKINRLSDGDRRLLGAASVQGHEFDSAVVAKALGAGQADFEERLEELDRLHGLVRLEGDRELPDSTLTLRYCFVHALYQNALYGSLTATRKAALSAAVAEALLGFCGDRTAEVASELALLFEAARNFARASDFFLMAAGNARRVYANQEALALAQRALRNAEKLKGAARHAGVAAAALVLAEIHQTLTRLEEAIASFALAEEAARNGGDQQTQIVAIVGQAYALLLFKRLEQAEQHAARAMEMARLVGSDVAVASAEALLAGIWGGALGNKPVEAELYLDRAVPVLQRSGPLPIALNACATRCWMHEWRLEHAELEELLEWTRPRVDEIGGSFYLFFYRYIGALDLGNQGRISQGLFALRELHRLTELNGDRFWLPRVPNALGWLHRELFDMETALKWDGDGARISREIGCDEAEANSHVNLGHDYLTVGELARAYEHLEEAAKIFDRDVWQRWRYNLRLEAERASYWIARGDLKQAAAHAAASLEQSKATLSRKHWAWGHKLLGDIALFEDRATDARYEYEQALSILERHSCPLIEWKILLAASDAACRLRETSSADSFRARARHVVRSLAESITEPSLRQRFQASKPIRDI, encoded by the coding sequence ATGATCGGCAAGACAATCTCGCACTACCGGGTCCTCGACAAACTCGGCGAGGGGGGAATGGGAGAAGTCTACCGGGCGCAAGATTCCCGCCTGGACCGCCCTGTGGCGCTGAAATTTCTCTCTGCAAAGCAGGTCGATGACGCGGCTGCGAAGCGGTTCTTTCGCGAAGCTCGAGCCGCCTCTGCCTTGAACCACCCCAACATCATCACCATCTACGACATCGGCGAGGCTGAGGCCGGCCGCTTTATCGCCATGGAGTTGGTAGAGGGATGCACGCTGCGCGTGGTGGCCGACCTATCGCTCGAGGAGTTGTACCGTATCGCGGCCCAAGTCGCAAAAGCGCTGCGCGCTGCTCATGCGACGGGAATCGTTCACCGCGATATCAAGCCGGAAAACATCATGGTGCGCGAAGACGGCTACGTGAAGGTGCTCGATTTCGGGTTGGCCCGGATGGCTCCGGTCGGAATTGATGAGAGCGAAACGGCCACAACCCGAGTTACTGCCGCGGGAACAATTCTTGGCACGCTGCGCTACATGTCGCCAGAACAAGCGCGCGGAGAATCCGTGTCCGCGCCCTCCGACATATTCTCCCTGGGCATCGTTCTCTACGAACTGGCCACCGGCCGCCATCCGTTCGCGGCGGCCTCACCGATTGGAGTGCTGCAAGCCATTATGGCCGAGGTGCCCATCCCACCGTCGCGCCTGCGGCCGGAAATCCCGGCAACCCTGGAACGTCTCATTCTCCAGATGCTGGAGAAGGACGCTCGTCTTCGGCCCACGGCGGCCGCGGTCCAAACAGCGCTCACCGAACCCCACGCCATAGCACTGCCCGCCACGGCTGCTGCCCCGCCGCGGCACACTGTGGGGCGGGAAAAGGAAATCCAGCAACTGCATTCCGCGTATGACTCAGCACTCGCCGGCCGTGGGCTGATGGCCTGCGTGGCTGGTGAGGCGGGCATCGGCAAGACTACGCTGGTGGAGGACTTCCTGGCAGACCTGACCGCCCGGGGCAAAGCGTGTGCAATCGGGCGTGGGCGCTGCTCGGAGCGTCTTGCCGGCAGCGAAGCCTATCTGCCGATCCTGGAGGCCCTCGAAAGCCTGCTGCACGGCGAGGGCGGTGAAACGGCCTCGCGAATCATGAAACTGGTGGCGCCCACCTGGTACGTACAGGTTGCCCCCCTGGCCCCGGATGACTCTTCCTTCGCGCGCGCCATGGCCGAGGCCAAAACCGCCTCGCAGGAACGCATGAAGCGGGAGCTGGTGGCTTTGCTGCAAGAAATGTTCCGGGCGCGGCCGCTCGTCCTCTTCCTGGATGATCTGCACTGGGCCGACGTGTCTACCGTCGACATGCTGGCTTACCTAGGAACCAAGCTTGAATCGATGCGTTTGCTGATGATCGGCGCCTACCGGCCCTCCGACCTGCTCTTGGGCAAGCATCCGTTTGTGCCGGTCAAGCTCGAACTGCAGGGGCGAAACCTGGCGCGGGAAATCGCGGTCGAGTTCCTCACCCGCGAGGACCTTGCCGCATATTTGGCGCTGGAGTTTCCCGAGCACGGTTTCCCGCCTGACTTGCCCGATCTGCTCCACAGGCGCACGGAAGGCAATGCCCTTTTCATGGCGGACCTGGTGCGGTACCTGAAGGACCACTGCGTCATCACGCTGCAGGAAGGGCGGTGGATGCTGGCGCAGTCGCTGGAGGAGATCGAGCGGGAGCTGCCCGAGTCGGTACGCAGCATGATCGAGAAAAAGATCAACCGGCTCAGCGACGGTGATCGGCGCCTGTTGGGTGCGGCCAGCGTCCAGGGGCATGAATTTGACTCCGCCGTCGTAGCCAAAGCACTGGGCGCCGGGCAAGCGGACTTCGAGGAACGCCTGGAAGAACTCGACCGACTGCATGGCCTGGTGCGTCTTGAGGGCGACCGCGAGTTGCCGGATTCCACCTTGACCCTCCGCTACTGCTTCGTTCACGCCCTTTACCAGAACGCTCTGTATGGGTCGCTAACGGCCACGCGCAAGGCCGCGTTAAGCGCCGCGGTGGCAGAGGCCCTCCTTGGTTTTTGCGGGGATCGGACCGCGGAGGTGGCCTCGGAACTGGCGCTATTGTTCGAAGCGGCCCGCAACTTTGCGCGCGCCTCGGACTTCTTCCTGATGGCCGCCGGCAACGCCCGTCGCGTCTATGCCAATCAGGAAGCGCTCGCCCTGGCGCAGCGGGCATTGCGCAATGCAGAGAAGCTGAAAGGCGCGGCGCGGCACGCCGGCGTGGCCGCTGCCGCCCTGGTTCTGGCGGAAATCCACCAGACTCTCACGCGACTTGAAGAGGCAATCGCCAGTTTTGCCTTAGCCGAGGAGGCCGCACGAAACGGTGGAGACCAACAAACCCAAATCGTGGCCATTGTGGGGCAGGCCTATGCGCTGTTGTTGTTCAAGCGACTGGAACAGGCCGAGCAACACGCCGCTCGCGCCATGGAAATGGCTCGTCTGGTCGGCTCTGATGTGGCCGTCGCCTCGGCCGAAGCGCTCCTGGCGGGCATCTGGGGAGGGGCACTGGGGAATAAGCCGGTGGAAGCCGAGCTGTACTTGGATCGCGCGGTCCCCGTACTGCAAAGAAGCGGGCCGCTGCCCATTGCTCTCAATGCCTGTGCAACTCGGTGCTGGATGCACGAATGGCGGTTGGAACACGCGGAGCTCGAAGAGCTGCTGGAATGGACGCGCCCAAGAGTGGATGAGATCGGCGGCTCCTTCTACCTTTTTTTCTATCGTTACATAGGCGCCCTGGATCTCGGAAACCAGGGACGCATCTCGCAAGGCCTGTTTGCCCTGCGAGAACTCCACCGGCTCACGGAACTGAACGGAGACAGATTCTGGCTCCCTCGGGTGCCGAACGCCCTGGGATGGCTTCACCGCGAGCTGTTTGACATGGAAACTGCTCTGAAGTGGGACGGGGACGGGGCCCGCATATCCCGTGAGATAGGCTGCGACGAAGCCGAGGCCAACTCGCACGTCAACCTGGGGCACGACTACCTGACAGTGGGGGAGCTGGCCCGCGCGTACGAGCACCTGGAGGAAGCTGCGAAGATCTTCGACCGCGACGTATGGCAACGCTGGCGGTACAACCTCCGCCTCGAAGCGGAGCGAGCAAGCTATTGGATCGCCCGTGGCGATTTAAAGCAGGCGGCCGCCCACGCCGCTGCTTCGCTGGAACAGTCCAAGGCGACGCTTTCCCGCAAGCACTGGGCCTGGGGCCACAAACTGCTTGGAGATATCGCGCTGTTCGAAGACCGCGCGACAGATGCCCGGTACGAGTACGAGCAGGCGCTTTCCATTCTCGAGCGCCATTCCTGCCCACTCATCGAGTGGAAGATCCTGCTGGCCGCGTCGGACGCTGCTTGCCGTCTGCGCGAGACTTCATCGGCAGATAGCTTCCGCGCGCGAGCCCGCCATGTGGTTCGGTCGTTGGCTGAGTCCATCACCGAGCCATCCTTGCGCCAACGCTTTCAGGCTTCGAAACCAATTCGCGACATCTGA